The genomic region CGACATCTCCTCGGCCGCCGCGCTGTTCTGATCCACCGCCGACGCCACCGAAGAAATCGCCTCCGAGACCTCCACGGAGGTGATTCGCATCTCGGTTGCGGCTTCCCGGATCTGCTTGGCGCGGAACGTCACCGATTCTACCACCTTCTGGATCTCGCCCAGCGCCGCGCCGGCCTGCTCGGCCTGCGCCGCGCCGTTCTCCACATCGCGCCGCCCCGCGTCCATCGACGTGATCGCTTCCTGTGTGCGGCTCTGCACTTCTTCGATCAGCGCGCCGATCTCGCGGGTCGCCGCGCCGGAGCGCTCGGCCAGCTTGCGCACTTCGTCGGCCACGACCGCAAAGCCGCGTCCCGATTCTCCGGCCCGCGCCGCTTCGATCGCCGCGTTGAGCGCCAGCAGGTTCGTCTGCGCCGCGATCGCGTCGATCGTCTCGACAATCCCGCCGATCCGCTGCGAGGCGTCGCCCAGGCTCTCCATGATCTGGGCCGACTGGCTGACCGTGCGATGGATATTCTCCATGCCTCGGACGGTTTCGGCGACCGTGTTCACGCCCTGGACGGCGACATGGCTCGCGCTCGCCGCTTCGGCGGCGGCAAGCGTCGCGTCTTCCGCGACCAGGTCTACGCTCTGCGCCAGTTTGCGCATCAGGCCCATGCTGTCCGCGACGGAATTGGCCTGCACGGAGTTGCTGTGCGCTACGTCGCCGGCGCCGCGCGCCGACTGCTCGGACGCCGTGGCGACCTCGCGCATCGTCTGCGTGATCTCCTCGGTCGAGTAACCGACGTTTCGCGCCGTTCCCGCCAGCTGCGCCGCCGAGCTGGTGACCGTTGAGGCGCTCGCGCCGACTTCGCCGATCAAACGGCGCAGGTTTGTCCCCATATCCTGAAAGGCGCAGCCAAGCGCGTCCCGGTCCGACTGCGGCTGCGTGGTCTGCCGCAGGTCGCCGGCCGCGATCCGCTCCGCCGCCTGCGCCATGGATTTCTGATAGGCGATCAGCGAGCGGAACGCATCGGCGATCCGCCCAACTTCGTCGTCGCTGTGGACATCGATCTGCTGATCGACCTCACCCTTGGCGAGCGCTTCCGCCGCCGTCGCCATCGGCGCGAGCGCGCGGCCCAGCCCATTCGCGATCATCCAGACAAGACCGAGCATCATCGCCAGCGCCACGCCGCTGATGACCAGCGCCTGATTGCGCAGCGCGATGCTGGGCGCCAGAATGGCGTCCTGCGAGACGTTCATCACCACGCGCCAACCGGTGAACGGCGCCGTGGCCCAGTAGACTCGGCGCCATTCGCCTTTGATCTGAAGCTCCTGCATGCCATGGTCATCCCCCGAAACGACCTTGCCGTCCGGCAGCGATTTGGCGGGGACGCCGGCGAAGCCCTTGCGCAGCAGCAGATCCGCGTTCGGATGGGTAATGAGCAGTCCGCCCCGGCTCACGAGATAGCCGTACTCCTGCGACTGATTGCCGGAATCGAGAACGTGGACGCCGCTCATGATCGTGCGCAGCTCATCTAGCCCAAGGTCCACGCCGACGATGGCGAGAAGCGTGTGGTTGGCGTCGTAGATCGGCCGCGTATAGCTGACCATGGAGATGTTGCCGCCGCCGTCATCGAAGTACGGCTCGCAAACGTAGGGCGCGCCGGTTTTCTTGGGGCCGTTGTACCACTCCTGGGAGGCGTCATGATAATCGTAATCGGGCTTGAGGATCGTCGGCCAGCTCTTGCGCGTCACGAGCTGGTTCGACAGCTTCGCCTTGTAGTTGAGCTGGTCATACGCGATATAGAAGTCGAAGGCGTCGCTTTCCGGCGCTTCGCGCAGCAGCTTCACCAGATACGGTCCCACGGCGCCGTCCGGAACCACGCCGTCGCCCTGCTGGCGCGCGGCCACCGCGTCCACGCGCGCGCCGCAGCGCTGGACATAGGTGTCCAGGCGCTGCGCGGTCGATGTCAGCAGGCTCAGCGCCTTGGCGTCGGCCTGCTGCTCCAGCAGATGGCGGCTCGCATTGTAACTGAACCAGGACGTCGCGATCAACACCGCGCCGGTCGCAAGTCCCACGGCGAGACAAAGCTTTTGCGCGATGGTGCGCAGTTTTGGTATGGGAAAGGGCATGGGAATTACGCTCCTGCAAAATGTCAAAATTACGAAGACGACGCCGCTGTCGCCCTCACCACTCTTCATTGTCGGAAGCAGCCGCGAGAAACTTCAGGCGTCCGCCCCCTTGCCGACGAAAGCGGCCCCGGCTGCGCGAAGCGCGGCCGGGGCCGGAGGGATCGAAAAATCGCGCGGCGTTACGCCGCGCGCAGATGCTCGTGGCGAGGCGCGGCGCTTGCGCCGTCGTCCGACAGCGCAAACCGCGAAACGCTGTCCTGCAAAATCTCGGCGATCCGCGCCAGCTCGCCGGACGCCGTCACCAGATCTTCGACCGCGCCGCTCTGCTGCTCGGTCGTGGACGCCACGGTCTGAATGGACGCGGAAACTTCCTCGGCGGACGCCGACATCTCCTCGGCCGCCGCGCTGTTCTGATCCACCGCCGACGCCACCGAAGAGATCGCCTGCGAGACTTCCTGAGACGTGCCGCGCATCTGCGCCGCCGCCTCGCGGATCTGCTGGGCGCGGGCCGTTACGGACGCCACGACCGTCTGGATCTCGCCCAGGGTCTTGCCGGCCTTCTCCGCCTGCAACGCCCCGCTCTCGACATCCCGCCGCCCGGCGTCCATGGAGTCGACGGCTTCTCGTGTCCGTGTCTGCACTTCCGCGATCAGCGCGCCGATCTCGCGGGTCGCCGCGCCGGAGCGCTCGGCCAGCTTGCGCACTTCGTCGGCCACGACCGCAAAGCCGCGTCCCGATTCTCCGGCCCGCGCCGCTTCGATCGCCGCGTTGAGCGCCAGCAGGTTCGTCTGCGCCGCGATCGCATCGATCGTCTCGACAATCCCGCCGATCCGCTGCGAGGCGTCGCCCAGGCTCTGCATGATCTCCGCCGAATGGCTCACCGTCTGATGGATCCGCTGCATGCCCTGCACCGTCTCACTCACCGTGCGGACGCCTTCCTGCGCCACATCGCCCGCGCTCGCCGCTTCCGCGGCCGCCTGATTCGCATCGGCGGCGACGGATTCGACGCTCTCGGACAGCTTGTGCATTAAATGCATGCCTTCCGCGACCGAGTTCGCCTGCACGGAGTTGCTCTGGGCCACATCGCCGGCGCCGCGCGCCGACTGCTCGGACGCCGTGGCGACCTCGCGCATCGTCTGCATGATCTCCTCGGTGGACAGGCCGACGTTTCGCGCGGTTCCCGCCAGATGCGCCGCCGAGCTGGTGACGGTCGAAGCGCTCGCGCTCACCTCGCCGATCAGCTGGCGCAGGTTCGTTCCCATCTCCCGGAACGCGCATCCCAGCGCGTCCCGCTCCGACTGCGGCTGCACGATCTGCCGCAAGTCTCCCGAGGCGATCTGCGCCGCCGCCTGCGCCATCGATTTCTGATAGGCGATCAGGGAGCGGAAGGAAGTGGCGATCCGGCCGACTTCATCATCACTCTCAAAGTCAATCGTCTGATCCACCTCGCCCTTGGCGAGCGCTTCCGCCGCCGTCGCCATCGGCGCGAGCGAACGGCCGACGCGGGACGCGATGATCCAGACAAGAAGCAGCATCAGGGCCGTCGCGGTGGCGCTGATCGCCAGCGCCTGGTTGCGCAGCGCGATGCTGGGGGCCATTACGGCGTCCTGGGAGACGTTCATCACGACGCGCCATCCGGAGAAGGGCGCGGTCGCCCAGTAAACGCGCCGCCATTCGCCCTTGATCTTAACCGCCTGCTCGCCATGGGCGTCACTCGAAACAACCTTGCCGTCCGGCAGCGAATTGACTGGGGCGCCGGCGAAGCCTTTGCGCAGCAGCAGGTCCGTGTTGGGATGCGTGATCACCAGTCCCCCACGGCTAACGAGATAGGCGTACTCCTGGGAGCGATAGGCGTTGTCCAGTACGTGAACGCCGCCCATGATCGCGGTCAGCTCTTCGAGCGACAGGTCGACGCCCGCGATCGCCACCAAATCATGGTTGGCGTCGTAGACCGGCTGCGTGTAGCTGACCATCGAGATATTGGCGCCGCCGTCGTCGAAGTACGGCTCGGTCACATAGGGCTTGCCGGCGTCTTTCGCGCCCTTGTACCATTCCTGGGACGGGTCGTGATAGTCGTAGGTCACCTGATCCAGATTCGGCCAGCTCTTGCGAGTCACCCAGGGCATCGAAAGCGTGTCCTTGGCTTTCATCTTCTCGTAAGCGATGTAAAAGTCGTACGCTTCATTCTCCGGGGTGTGCTTCAGCAGAGACGCGAGGTAGGGAATCATCGTCCGATTGGCCCGGCTTCCGGAGACTTCCTGACGCGCCACGATAGCGTCTGTACGCGCGCCGCATGACTGGAGGTAGGTATCCAGCCGCTGGGCCGTGGATTCGAGCATCCCCAGCGCTTTGGCGTCGGCCTGCTGCTCCAGCAGATGTCGGCTCGCATTGTAGCTAAACCAGGACGTCGCGATCAAAACGACTCCTGTCGCAAGCCCTACCGCAAGGCAGAGCTTCTGCGCGATCGTGCGCAGTTTAAAGGTTGGAATGGCCATGGTGAACGGGTGCTCCTGCTCGGCGAAAAATGTCGAAGCTGTGACTTTTGCCAGCTTCCCGCCGCTATTATCGGCAGAATTCCCCGCGCGCTGGAGACCGTTTCGGCGCTATTTTCCAGTATAGTTAAGAGGATCGAAGTGGAGGAAATGAGTTCCATGAAGAAACAAACGATTTGGCGCGGCGCGGCGCCGGCCGCAATCGGCCTGCTGCTGCTGACGGGATGCGGAGGAGGCGGGGGATCGTCCTCCGGGGATTCCACGACGGGCTCCACGGGAGCGACGACGGGGAGCACGACCGGGGGATCAACGGGCGCGTCGCTGACGGCGAGTCAGCAGGCCGCGTCTGCGAGCGGCGTCAGCGGCGCCGTCTACGGCGCGGCGACGGTGGCGGCCCTGGGATCGCTGAGCGACGCGGCGTCGATCACGCCGGCGATCGAGGGAACCGTGAGTCACGCGGGGTCGGAGACGCATCCGACGGTGACCGTGAAGAAAACGAGCGGGGGCGTAACGGTCACGCTGGATTACGGATCGGGAATCACCCAGGGCGGCGTGACGCGCTCCGGCGTGGTGATCGTCGCCATCAACACCTCGGCGAAGACCGCA from Capsulimonas corticalis harbors:
- a CDS encoding methyl-accepting chemotaxis protein → MPFPIPKLRTIAQKLCLAVGLATGAVLIATSWFSYNASRHLLEQQADAKALSLLTSTAQRLDTYVQRCGARVDAVAARQQGDGVVPDGAVGPYLVKLLREAPESDAFDFYIAYDQLNYKAKLSNQLVTRKSWPTILKPDYDYHDASQEWYNGPKKTGAPYVCEPYFDDGGGNISMVSYTRPIYDANHTLLAIVGVDLGLDELRTIMSGVHVLDSGNQSQEYGYLVSRGGLLITHPNADLLLRKGFAGVPAKSLPDGKVVSGDDHGMQELQIKGEWRRVYWATAPFTGWRVVMNVSQDAILAPSIALRNQALVISGVALAMMLGLVWMIANGLGRALAPMATAAEALAKGEVDQQIDVHSDDEVGRIADAFRSLIAYQKSMAQAAERIAAGDLRQTTQPQSDRDALGCAFQDMGTNLRRLIGEVGASASTVTSSAAQLAGTARNVGYSTEEITQTMREVATASEQSARGAGDVAHSNSVQANSVADSMGLMRKLAQSVDLVAEDATLAAAEAASASHVAVQGVNTVAETVRGMENIHRTVSQSAQIMESLGDASQRIGGIVETIDAIAAQTNLLALNAAIEAARAGESGRGFAVVADEVRKLAERSGAATREIGALIEEVQSRTQEAITSMDAGRRDVENGAAQAEQAGAALGEIQKVVESVTFRAKQIREAATEMRITSVEVSEAISSVASAVDQNSAAAEEMSASAEEVSASIQTVTSTTEQQGQAVEELVAASGELARIAETLQESVSRFTLDAEPEAPAAAIPGRPKLRFA
- a CDS encoding methyl-accepting chemotaxis protein, yielding MAIPTFKLRTIAQKLCLAVGLATGVVLIATSWFSYNASRHLLEQQADAKALGMLESTAQRLDTYLQSCGARTDAIVARQEVSGSRANRTMIPYLASLLKHTPENEAYDFYIAYEKMKAKDTLSMPWVTRKSWPNLDQVTYDYHDPSQEWYKGAKDAGKPYVTEPYFDDGGANISMVSYTQPVYDANHDLVAIAGVDLSLEELTAIMGGVHVLDNAYRSQEYAYLVSRGGLVITHPNTDLLLRKGFAGAPVNSLPDGKVVSSDAHGEQAVKIKGEWRRVYWATAPFSGWRVVMNVSQDAVMAPSIALRNQALAISATATALMLLLVWIIASRVGRSLAPMATAAEALAKGEVDQTIDFESDDEVGRIATSFRSLIAYQKSMAQAAAQIASGDLRQIVQPQSERDALGCAFREMGTNLRQLIGEVSASASTVTSSAAHLAGTARNVGLSTEEIMQTMREVATASEQSARGAGDVAQSNSVQANSVAEGMHLMHKLSESVESVAADANQAAAEAASAGDVAQEGVRTVSETVQGMQRIHQTVSHSAEIMQSLGDASQRIGGIVETIDAIAAQTNLLALNAAIEAARAGESGRGFAVVADEVRKLAERSGAATREIGALIAEVQTRTREAVDSMDAGRRDVESGALQAEKAGKTLGEIQTVVASVTARAQQIREAAAQMRGTSQEVSQAISSVASAVDQNSAAAEEMSASAEEVSASIQTVASTTEQQSGAVEDLVTASGELARIAEILQDSVSRFALSDDGASAAPRHEHLRAA